One window of the Anaeromyxobacter dehalogenans 2CP-C genome contains the following:
- the nhaR gene encoding transcriptional activator NhaR — protein sequence MEWLNYHHLFYFWTVARAGSIARASEELRLAQPTISNQLKTLEANLGVKLLERQGRRLVLTDVGRTVLRYADDIFRTGRELQRAVKGLPTGQRLRLVVGVADVIPKRMAALLLQPAVDAHPDLTLVCREGPLPQLLAALALHELDVVIADVPAPEDVKVKAFSHRLGDCGTSFLAARPLAHLRKGFPRSLQAAPMLLPSEGTALRRGLDAWLERTGVRPVVAGEFDDSALMQAFGARGLGVFAAPRVLEEDIRSQLEVGVIGRAEDVRESYHAITVERRLRHPAVVTLAEAARDAIFGAPQA from the coding sequence ATGGAATGGCTCAACTACCATCACCTCTTCTACTTCTGGACGGTGGCCCGCGCCGGCAGCATCGCCCGCGCCAGCGAGGAGCTGCGGCTCGCGCAGCCCACCATCTCCAACCAGCTGAAGACGCTCGAGGCGAACCTGGGCGTGAAGCTCCTCGAGCGGCAGGGGCGGCGGCTCGTCCTCACCGACGTGGGCCGGACCGTGCTCCGCTACGCGGACGACATCTTCCGCACCGGGCGCGAGCTGCAGCGCGCGGTGAAGGGGCTCCCCACCGGCCAGCGCCTGCGCCTGGTGGTCGGCGTCGCCGACGTGATCCCGAAGCGCATGGCCGCGCTGCTCCTGCAGCCCGCGGTGGACGCCCACCCGGACCTCACGCTCGTCTGCCGCGAGGGCCCGCTGCCGCAGCTGCTCGCGGCGCTGGCGCTGCACGAGCTGGACGTGGTCATCGCCGACGTCCCCGCGCCGGAAGACGTCAAGGTGAAGGCGTTCAGCCACCGGCTGGGCGACTGCGGGACCTCGTTCCTGGCGGCGCGCCCGCTCGCGCACCTCAGGAAGGGCTTCCCGCGCTCGCTGCAGGCCGCGCCCATGCTCCTGCCCTCGGAGGGCACCGCGCTCCGCCGCGGGCTCGACGCCTGGCTCGAGCGCACCGGCGTGCGCCCGGTGGTCGCCGGCGAGTTCGACGACAGCGCGCTCATGCAGGCGTTCGGGGCGCGCGGGCTGGGCGTGTTCGCCGCGCCGCGCGTGCTGGAGGAGGACATCCGCTCGCAGCTCGAGGTGGGCGTGATCGGGCGGGCCGAGGACGTGCGCGAGTCCTACCACGCCATCACGGTGGAGCGCCGCCTGCGCCACCCGGCGGTGGTCACGCTGGCCGAGGCGGCGCGGGACGCCATCTTCGGCGCGCCGCAGGCCTGA
- the hemF gene encoding oxygen-dependent coproporphyrinogen oxidase, translated as MAETVRALQEEISAALERADGAARFAADRWERPGGGGGESRVLQDGALLEKAGVNVSEVHGELPDALARKVQGEGGAFTAVGLSVVVHPASPMVPTAHMNVRLLSRGGGAWFGGGADLTPYYLFEEDCRHFHAVLRDACERHEPGSYARHKRAADAYFYLRHRREHRGVGGIFYEDSGDDLERELAFAGEMGRAFLRAYLPILERRRAAPFGEAERRWQEIRRGRYVEFNLVWDRGTVFGLETSGRAESILMSLPPRVRWVYDHRPAPGSREAALLDVLRAPRDWA; from the coding sequence ATGGCCGAGACCGTCCGCGCGCTGCAGGAGGAGATCTCCGCCGCGCTGGAGCGCGCCGACGGCGCCGCCCGCTTCGCCGCGGACCGCTGGGAGCGCCCCGGCGGCGGCGGCGGCGAGAGCCGCGTGCTCCAGGACGGCGCGCTGCTGGAGAAGGCGGGCGTGAACGTCTCGGAGGTCCACGGGGAGCTGCCCGACGCGCTCGCGCGCAAGGTGCAGGGCGAGGGCGGCGCGTTCACCGCGGTCGGGCTGTCGGTGGTGGTCCACCCCGCCAGCCCCATGGTCCCGACGGCGCACATGAACGTGCGGCTGCTGAGCCGCGGCGGCGGCGCCTGGTTCGGCGGCGGCGCCGACCTCACCCCGTACTACCTGTTCGAGGAGGACTGCCGGCACTTCCACGCCGTGCTGCGCGACGCCTGCGAGCGCCACGAACCCGGCAGCTACGCGCGCCACAAGCGCGCCGCCGACGCGTACTTCTACCTGCGCCACCGCCGCGAGCACCGCGGCGTGGGCGGGATCTTCTACGAGGACTCCGGCGACGACCTGGAGCGCGAGCTCGCGTTCGCGGGCGAGATGGGCCGGGCGTTCCTGCGGGCGTACCTGCCCATCCTGGAGCGCCGCCGCGCGGCGCCGTTCGGCGAGGCGGAGCGCCGCTGGCAGGAGATCCGGCGCGGGCGCTACGTGGAGTTCAACCTGGTCTGGGACCGCGGCACCGTGTTCGGCCTGGAGACCTCCGGCCGCGCCGAGTCGATCCTGATGTCGCTGCCGCCGCGGGTACGCTGGGTGTACGACCACCGGCCGGCGCCGGGCAGCCGCGAGGCCGCGCTCCTCGACGTGCTGCGCGCGCCGCGCGACTGGGCGTGA
- a CDS encoding efflux RND transporter permease subunit: MNLSEPFIRRPVMTTLVMASFIAFGLVAYQKLPVSDLPNVDFPTISVSASLPGASPETMASSVATPLERQFSTIAGLTAMNSSSGLGTTQITLEFDLDRNIDAAAQDVQSAISAAGRQLPQNMPSPPTLRKVNPADAPIVYFSLTSPTLPLSDLNRFAQDVVAQRVATIAGVAQVLVYGPQKYAVRIELDPQALAARGIGLDEATAAIAAANPNLPAGLVQGGARAFTVEATGGLMRARDFADVVLAFRNGAPVRVADVGRARDGVENELAAAWLWKDGREQRAIVLAVQRQPGTNTVAVAQAVRQLLPTLRAQLPGAAQLELLYDRSETIEESVTDVKFTLLLTLVLVVLVIFVFLRNLPATVIPSLALPVSLIGTFALMFQLGYSLDNLSLMALTLAVGFVVDDAIVMLENVVRHMEMGERPFEAALNGSKEIAFTIVSMTISLAAVFLPVLFMGGIVGRLFHEFAVTIGAAILVSGFVSLTLTPMLCSRFLRPGKEAHHGRLYAVTERAFDASLRLYDRGLVWSLAHPRTVLAGSVVVLVAMVPLFAAVKKGFLPSEDTGRLQVITEGPEGASWDYMVRAQRGAAQVVATHAEVEMFMSSVGGRGTAGVTQGNMFLRLRGRHDREASADELLARLRAELARYPALRVFLVNPPPINIGGQQSRAQYQFTLQDADTEGLYRHAQALEERLRALPLLQDVTSDLRLASPRVTVRIDRDRAAALGVTPDAIEDALYTAYGDRQVSTIFAPEDQYQVILTLGPSFRLEPAALALLRVRSTTGAPVPLDTVARLERGVGPLTVNHSGQLPSVTLAFNLREGASLGEAVGAVQAEADRMLPATVATRFQGTAQAFQSSLSGLGLLLVMAVLVIYVVLGILYESFAHPFTILTALPFAGLGALVTLLLFRVELSLYAFVGIVMLVGLVKKNGIMMVDFAVEAQRGGRTPGEAIREACLVRFRPIMMTTMAALMGTLPIALGFGAGAESRRPLGLAVVGGLVFSQLLTLFVTPVFYVAMERLRGLRRRGGSSGAGTPERSAAAPQG, from the coding sequence ATGAACCTCTCCGAGCCCTTCATCCGCCGGCCCGTCATGACGACGCTCGTCATGGCGAGCTTCATCGCGTTCGGCCTGGTCGCGTACCAGAAGCTGCCGGTCTCCGACCTCCCCAACGTGGACTTCCCCACCATCAGCGTCTCCGCCTCGCTGCCCGGCGCCAGCCCGGAGACGATGGCCTCCTCGGTGGCGACGCCGCTGGAGCGGCAGTTCTCCACCATCGCCGGCCTGACGGCGATGAACTCGTCCTCGGGCCTGGGGACGACGCAGATCACGCTGGAGTTCGACCTCGACCGCAACATCGACGCCGCCGCGCAGGACGTGCAGTCCGCCATCTCGGCGGCGGGCCGGCAGCTGCCGCAGAACATGCCCAGCCCGCCGACGCTGCGGAAGGTGAACCCGGCCGACGCGCCCATCGTCTACTTCTCGCTCACCTCCCCCACCCTGCCGCTCTCCGACCTGAACCGGTTCGCGCAGGACGTGGTGGCGCAGCGGGTCGCCACCATCGCCGGCGTCGCGCAGGTGCTGGTCTACGGGCCGCAGAAGTACGCGGTCCGGATCGAGCTCGACCCGCAGGCGCTGGCGGCCCGCGGCATCGGGCTCGACGAGGCCACCGCCGCCATCGCGGCCGCGAACCCCAACCTCCCGGCCGGCCTGGTGCAGGGCGGCGCGCGCGCGTTCACCGTGGAGGCCACCGGCGGGCTGATGCGCGCCAGGGACTTCGCCGACGTGGTGCTCGCGTTCCGGAACGGCGCGCCGGTGCGCGTCGCCGACGTGGGCCGGGCGCGCGACGGCGTGGAGAACGAGCTCGCCGCCGCCTGGCTCTGGAAGGACGGGCGCGAGCAGCGCGCCATCGTCCTGGCGGTGCAGCGCCAGCCCGGCACCAACACGGTGGCCGTGGCCCAGGCGGTCCGGCAGCTCCTCCCCACGCTGCGGGCCCAGCTCCCCGGCGCCGCCCAGCTCGAGCTGCTCTACGACCGCTCCGAGACCATCGAGGAGTCGGTCACCGACGTGAAGTTCACGCTGCTGCTCACGCTCGTGCTGGTGGTCCTCGTCATCTTCGTCTTCCTGCGCAACCTGCCCGCGACCGTGATCCCCAGCCTGGCGCTGCCGGTGTCGCTCATCGGCACGTTCGCGCTCATGTTCCAGCTGGGCTACTCGCTCGACAACCTGTCGCTCATGGCGCTCACGCTCGCGGTCGGCTTCGTGGTGGACGACGCCATCGTGATGCTCGAGAACGTGGTCCGGCACATGGAGATGGGCGAGCGGCCGTTCGAGGCCGCCCTGAACGGCTCGAAGGAGATCGCGTTCACCATCGTGTCGATGACGATCTCGCTCGCGGCGGTGTTCCTGCCGGTGCTGTTCATGGGCGGGATCGTGGGCCGGCTCTTCCACGAGTTCGCGGTCACCATCGGCGCCGCGATCCTGGTCTCCGGCTTCGTCTCGCTCACGCTCACGCCCATGCTGTGCAGCCGCTTCCTGCGGCCCGGCAAGGAGGCCCACCACGGCCGGCTCTACGCCGTGACCGAGCGCGCGTTCGACGCGAGCCTGCGGCTCTACGACCGCGGCCTGGTCTGGTCGCTGGCGCACCCGCGCACCGTGCTGGCCGGCTCGGTGGTGGTGCTGGTGGCGATGGTCCCGCTGTTCGCGGCGGTGAAGAAGGGCTTCCTGCCGAGCGAGGACACCGGCCGCCTCCAGGTCATCACCGAGGGCCCGGAGGGCGCGAGCTGGGACTACATGGTCCGGGCGCAGCGCGGCGCGGCGCAGGTGGTCGCGACGCACGCCGAGGTGGAGATGTTCATGTCCAGCGTGGGCGGGCGCGGCACCGCCGGCGTCACGCAGGGCAACATGTTCCTCCGGCTGCGCGGCCGGCACGACCGGGAGGCGAGCGCGGACGAGCTCCTCGCGCGCCTGCGCGCGGAGCTGGCCCGGTACCCGGCGCTGCGCGTGTTCCTGGTGAACCCGCCGCCCATCAACATCGGCGGCCAGCAGAGCCGCGCGCAGTACCAGTTCACGCTGCAGGACGCCGACACCGAGGGGCTGTACCGGCACGCGCAGGCGCTGGAGGAGCGGCTGCGCGCGCTGCCCCTGCTCCAGGACGTCACCAGCGACCTGCGGCTCGCCTCGCCGCGCGTCACCGTCCGGATCGACCGCGACCGGGCCGCGGCGCTCGGGGTGACGCCGGACGCGATCGAGGACGCGCTCTACACCGCCTACGGCGACCGGCAGGTCTCGACCATCTTCGCCCCGGAGGACCAGTACCAGGTGATCCTCACGCTGGGGCCGTCGTTCCGGCTCGAGCCCGCGGCGCTGGCGCTGCTGCGGGTGCGCTCCACCACGGGCGCGCCGGTCCCGCTCGACACCGTGGCGCGGCTGGAGCGCGGCGTGGGGCCGCTGACGGTGAACCACTCCGGCCAGCTCCCCTCGGTGACGCTGGCGTTCAACCTCCGCGAGGGCGCCTCGCTCGGCGAGGCGGTGGGCGCGGTGCAGGCCGAGGCCGACCGGATGCTGCCCGCCACCGTCGCCACGCGGTTCCAGGGCACGGCGCAGGCGTTCCAGTCCTCGCTGTCCGGCCTGGGCCTGCTGCTCGTGATGGCGGTGCTCGTCATCTACGTGGTGCTCGGCATCCTCTACGAGAGCTTCGCGCACCCGTTCACGATCCTCACCGCGCTCCCCTTCGCCGGCCTGGGCGCGCTCGTGACGCTGCTCCTGTTCCGCGTGGAGCTGTCGCTCTACGCGTTCGTCGGCATCGTCATGCTGGTGGGCCTGGTGAAGAAGAACGGCATCATGATGGTGGACTTCGCGGTGGAGGCGCAGCGCGGCGGGCGCACGCCGGGCGAGGCCATCCGCGAGGCGTGCCTGGTCCGCTTCCGGCCCATCATGATGACCACCATGGCCGCGCTGATGGGCACGCTGCCCATCGCGCTCGGCTTCGGGGCCGGGGCCGAGTCGCGCCGGCCGCTCGGCCTCGCGGTGGTGGGCGGCCTGGTGTTCTCGCAGCTGCTCACGCTGTTCGTGACGCCGGTGTTCTACGTCGCGATGGAGCGGCTGCGGGGCCTGCGCCGCCGCGGCGGCTCGTCCGGCGCCGGCACGCCGGAGCGCTCGGCGGCCGCGCCGCAGGGCTGA
- a CDS encoding efflux RND transporter periplasmic adaptor subunit encodes MTPPRAAPLALTLAALAAACGRGGDAGPKGPRPVAVRVAQAEQRDVPVEVRAVGRIVANQSVAVRAQVSGPIVAVRFTEGQAVRRGDVLLELDPRPYRAALDEARARLAQDDARAASARDDARRFAELVKKEYVTQQQAEQASAAATAAAAAVAADRAQVDRAALDLSYCTVRAPAAGRTGRLLVHAGNLVTASAQTPLLTIEQVKPVYAAFSVPERHLPALQGWRAHPPPVRVRAGDGPEIAGVLDFVDNAVDAGTGTILLKARLANEDEALWPGQVVDVALRIGERRGAVVVPAAAVAQGQQGDYAYVVGADGKAELRGVTVEQAGDAESVLSKGIAPGERVVVEGQLKLRPGAQVEVQGPREEGRKAPGT; translated from the coding sequence ATGACCCCCCCTCGCGCCGCGCCGCTCGCGCTCACCCTCGCCGCGCTCGCCGCCGCCTGCGGGCGGGGCGGCGACGCCGGGCCGAAGGGACCGCGCCCGGTGGCGGTGCGCGTGGCGCAGGCGGAGCAGCGCGACGTGCCGGTGGAGGTCCGCGCCGTCGGGCGCATCGTGGCGAACCAGTCGGTGGCGGTGCGGGCGCAGGTGTCCGGCCCCATCGTCGCGGTGCGCTTCACCGAGGGCCAGGCGGTGCGCCGGGGCGACGTGCTGCTCGAGCTCGACCCGCGCCCGTACCGCGCCGCGCTCGACGAGGCGCGCGCCCGGCTCGCCCAGGACGATGCCCGCGCCGCGAGCGCCCGCGACGACGCGCGCCGGTTCGCCGAGCTGGTGAAGAAGGAGTACGTCACGCAGCAGCAGGCCGAGCAGGCCTCGGCCGCGGCGACGGCGGCCGCGGCGGCGGTGGCCGCCGACCGCGCGCAGGTGGACCGGGCCGCGCTCGACCTCTCCTACTGCACCGTGCGCGCGCCGGCGGCGGGCCGGACCGGGCGGCTGCTCGTGCACGCCGGCAACCTCGTCACCGCGTCGGCGCAGACGCCGCTGCTCACCATCGAGCAGGTGAAGCCGGTGTACGCGGCCTTCTCCGTCCCCGAGCGCCACCTGCCGGCGCTGCAGGGCTGGCGCGCCCACCCGCCGCCGGTGCGCGTGCGCGCCGGCGACGGGCCCGAGATCGCGGGCGTGCTCGACTTCGTGGACAACGCGGTGGACGCCGGCACCGGCACCATCCTGCTCAAGGCGCGCCTCGCCAACGAGGACGAGGCGCTCTGGCCCGGGCAGGTGGTGGACGTCGCGCTCCGGATCGGCGAGCGCCGGGGCGCGGTGGTGGTGCCGGCCGCCGCGGTCGCGCAGGGGCAGCAGGGCGATTACGCCTACGTGGTCGGCGCGGACGGGAAGGCGGAGCTGCGCGGCGTGACGGTCGAGCAGGCGGGCGACGCCGAGTCGGTGCTCTCGAAGGGGATCGCGCCCGGCGAGCGGGTGGTGGTCGAGGGCCAGCTGAAGCTGCGGCCGGGCGCGCAGGTGGAGGTGCAGGGGCCGCGCGAGGAGGGCCGGAAGGCGCCGGGCACATGA
- a CDS encoding alpha-ketoglutarate-dependent dioxygenase AlkB, with protein MQLELVPSPVPALPPGMRLWPALLPVEEQQALLAAIAGVELGEVRMHGVTARRRVAHFGRAYAYDARALEPGPPLPPALESLRRLAAGLAGVEPAALVEALVTRYAPGAGIGWHRDAPAFGEVVGVSLGAPARLRMREGGPGGRALEVRLEPGSAYLLAGAARWRWQHAIPPVRSERWSVTFRTLRDAPAPP; from the coding sequence ATGCAGCTCGAGCTGGTCCCCTCCCCCGTCCCGGCGCTCCCTCCGGGCATGCGCCTGTGGCCCGCGCTGCTCCCCGTGGAGGAGCAGCAGGCGCTCCTCGCCGCGATCGCCGGCGTCGAGCTCGGCGAGGTCCGGATGCACGGCGTGACGGCGCGCCGCCGCGTGGCCCACTTCGGGCGCGCCTACGCGTACGACGCCCGCGCGCTGGAGCCCGGCCCACCGCTGCCGCCGGCGCTCGAGTCGCTGCGCCGGCTCGCGGCCGGCCTCGCCGGGGTGGAGCCCGCCGCGCTCGTCGAGGCGCTCGTGACCCGCTACGCGCCGGGCGCCGGGATCGGCTGGCACCGCGACGCGCCGGCGTTCGGGGAGGTGGTGGGCGTGTCGCTCGGCGCGCCCGCGCGCTTACGGATGCGCGAGGGCGGGCCGGGCGGCCGCGCGCTCGAGGTGCGGCTCGAGCCCGGCTCGGCCTACCTGCTCGCCGGCGCGGCGCGCTGGCGCTGGCAGCACGCCATCCCGCCGGTGCGGTCCGAGCGCTGGTCGGTGACGTTCCGGACGCTGCGCGACGCGCCGGCGCCGCCGTGA
- the grxC gene encoding glutaredoxin 3: protein MSAPKITVYTKQNCPYCVRAKRLLEKKGVAFEEISVEGRDELRTWLSEKTGQLTVPQIFAGERSLGGFSDLDALEQRGELDPILRGE from the coding sequence ATGAGCGCACCCAAGATCACCGTCTACACGAAGCAGAACTGCCCGTACTGCGTGCGCGCCAAGCGCCTCCTCGAGAAGAAGGGCGTCGCGTTCGAGGAGATCTCCGTCGAGGGCCGCGACGAGCTGCGCACCTGGCTGTCCGAGAAGACCGGCCAGCTCACCGTCCCGCAGATCTTCGCCGGAGAGCGGTCGCTGGGCGGGTTCTCGGACCTCGACGCGCTCGAGCAGCGCGGCGAGCTGGACCCGATCCTGCGCGGGGAGTGA
- a CDS encoding zinc metalloprotease HtpX: MKNQLKTILLLGTLSALLVAFGASLGPGPFWLFTAIAVLMNLGAYFFSDKIVLRMHGARELAPGEAPRLHEIVRELSGRAGIPPPRLFLVDEPHANAFATGRNPQHAVVAVTRGIVDLLDERELRGVIAHELAHVANRDILVASVAAGMAAAISNLANMLMFSSLLGGGRDDEEGGGGGLLMMLVAPIAGTLVQLGISRSREYLADETGARISGDPLALASALEKLQRGAEVLPSAAGAPATASLFIVNPFGAGAVLGGLARMFSTHPPAEERIRRLRELARVSGGADGYGPRTRMVRG, translated from the coding sequence TTGAAGAACCAGCTGAAGACCATCCTGCTCCTCGGCACGCTCTCGGCCCTGCTGGTCGCGTTCGGCGCCAGCCTCGGCCCGGGCCCGTTCTGGCTGTTCACGGCGATCGCGGTCCTGATGAACCTCGGCGCCTACTTCTTCTCGGACAAGATCGTGCTGCGCATGCACGGCGCCCGCGAGCTGGCGCCCGGGGAGGCGCCGCGGCTGCACGAGATCGTCCGCGAGCTGTCGGGCCGGGCCGGGATCCCGCCGCCGCGGCTGTTCCTCGTGGACGAGCCGCACGCGAACGCGTTCGCGACCGGGCGCAACCCGCAGCACGCGGTGGTGGCGGTGACGCGCGGCATCGTGGACCTGCTCGACGAGCGCGAGCTGCGCGGGGTGATCGCGCACGAGCTCGCGCACGTCGCGAACCGCGACATCCTGGTGGCGAGCGTGGCGGCCGGCATGGCCGCGGCCATCTCGAACCTCGCCAACATGCTGATGTTCTCGAGCCTGCTCGGCGGCGGCCGCGACGACGAGGAGGGCGGCGGCGGCGGGCTGCTCATGATGCTCGTCGCGCCCATCGCGGGCACGCTGGTGCAGCTCGGCATCTCGCGCTCCCGCGAGTACCTCGCGGACGAGACCGGGGCGCGGATCAGCGGCGACCCGCTCGCGCTGGCGAGCGCGCTCGAGAAGCTCCAGCGCGGGGCCGAGGTGCTGCCGTCGGCGGCCGGCGCGCCCGCCACCGCCAGCCTGTTCATCGTCAACCCGTTCGGCGCCGGCGCGGTGCTGGGCGGCCTGGCCCGGATGTTCTCGACGCACCCGCCCGCCGAGGAGCGCATCCGCCGGCTCCGCGAGCTGGCCCGCGTGTCCGGCGGCGCCGACGGGTACGGCCCGCGCACGCGGATGGTGCGGGGCTGA
- a CDS encoding TolC family protein, with amino-acid sequence MVAARTRTAAVLAVLVSASGCGTLAPSRFVDGRTAPPAEVARRAAAEPGPPPARAGAAAPPPSPAPAAPRSIPELVARALEVDPATRAAWHDARAAAAAAGGERTAYLPSVSVGAGLQRAETARTLTRAGTTATTAGPSGELTWILLDLGARGARVDQADQLLLASRLAEHAAVADLVLRVQETAYQYLGSRALVEAEAAAVKQAEESLAAAEGRRGAGVATVADVLQARTALSQARLRLQQLEGQALTVAGALATLAGLPPTATLDLGALPADVRVPETSPAVEALLDEAARRSPDLARAQAQAGAAAAGARAAERAWLPVLSLNAAASRSWYLDPSGVPPSTAWTVGLALRLPLLDGLLRPAYDALAARAAADAAEARAAATAQAVALQVWTGYQAFRTAGLRVETARDLLASAQASSDVAAGRYREGVGSILDLLTAQAALEGARAEEVRARADYLVALAQLARATGRLALPAPAAAAPAPAPAPEGNP; translated from the coding sequence ATGGTCGCCGCCCGCACCCGCACCGCCGCCGTCCTCGCCGTGCTCGTGTCGGCGAGCGGCTGCGGCACGCTGGCGCCCTCGCGCTTCGTGGACGGGCGCACCGCGCCGCCGGCGGAGGTGGCGCGCCGGGCCGCGGCCGAGCCCGGGCCGCCGCCGGCGCGCGCCGGGGCGGCCGCGCCCCCGCCCTCCCCCGCGCCCGCGGCGCCGCGCTCGATCCCGGAGCTGGTCGCCCGCGCGCTGGAGGTCGATCCCGCCACGCGCGCCGCCTGGCACGACGCCCGCGCCGCGGCGGCGGCCGCGGGCGGCGAGCGCACCGCCTACCTGCCCTCGGTCTCGGTCGGCGCCGGGCTCCAGCGCGCCGAGACCGCGCGGACGCTGACGCGCGCCGGCACCACCGCCACCACGGCCGGGCCCTCCGGCGAGCTCACCTGGATCCTGCTCGACCTGGGCGCGCGCGGCGCGCGGGTGGACCAGGCCGATCAGCTCCTGCTCGCGTCGCGCCTCGCCGAGCACGCGGCGGTCGCCGACCTGGTGCTGCGCGTCCAGGAGACCGCCTACCAGTACCTGGGCAGCCGCGCGCTGGTCGAGGCGGAGGCCGCGGCGGTGAAGCAGGCCGAGGAGAGCCTCGCCGCCGCCGAGGGACGGCGCGGCGCCGGGGTGGCCACGGTCGCCGACGTCCTGCAGGCCCGCACCGCGCTGTCGCAGGCGCGCCTGCGGCTGCAGCAGCTCGAGGGCCAGGCGCTCACCGTCGCCGGCGCGCTCGCCACGCTCGCCGGGCTCCCGCCCACCGCCACGCTCGACCTCGGCGCGCTGCCCGCGGACGTCCGGGTCCCGGAGACGTCGCCGGCGGTCGAGGCGCTGCTCGACGAGGCGGCGCGGCGGAGCCCCGACCTGGCCCGCGCGCAGGCCCAGGCCGGCGCGGCCGCCGCCGGCGCGCGGGCCGCCGAGCGCGCGTGGCTCCCCGTCCTCTCGCTGAACGCCGCCGCCAGCCGCTCCTGGTACCTCGACCCGTCGGGCGTCCCGCCCTCGACCGCCTGGACGGTGGGGCTCGCGCTGCGCCTCCCGCTGCTGGACGGGCTGCTCCGCCCGGCGTACGACGCGCTCGCCGCCCGCGCCGCCGCGGACGCGGCCGAGGCGCGCGCCGCCGCCACCGCGCAGGCGGTGGCCCTCCAGGTCTGGACCGGCTACCAGGCGTTCCGCACCGCCGGCCTCCGCGTCGAGACCGCGCGCGACCTGCTCGCCTCGGCCCAGGCCTCCAGCGACGTCGCCGCCGGCCGGTACCGCGAGGGCGTCGGCTCCATCCTCGATCTCCTCACCGCGCAGGCCGCGCTCGAGGGCGCCCGGGCCGAGGAGGTGCGCGCCCGCGCCGACTACCTCGTGGCGCTGGCCCAGCTCGCCCGCGCCACCGGCCGCCTCGCGCTGCCCGCGCCCGCGGCCGCCGCGCCGGCGCCCGCCCCCGCACCGGAAGGGAACCCATGA
- a CDS encoding CsbD family protein yields the protein MNRDQIKGKLDELKGNAKKRIGGATENPSKQAEGWVEEQQGKIRKGVGDLKEDAERSRRSDPDRDLDR from the coding sequence GTGAACCGCGACCAGATCAAGGGCAAGCTCGACGAGCTGAAGGGCAACGCGAAGAAGCGGATCGGCGGGGCGACCGAGAACCCGTCCAAGCAGGCCGAGGGCTGGGTGGAGGAGCAGCAGGGGAAGATCCGCAAGGGCGTGGGCGATCTGAAGGAAGACGCCGAGCGCTCGCGGCGGAGCGACCCGGACCGCGACCTGGACCGCTGA
- a CDS encoding TerC family protein has protein sequence MHPPALALETVGNPWLWLGFLVLVLVLLALDLGVFHRRDEVIRAREALGWTAVWAALAAVFAGFVWWRFGANKAIEFVTGYLIEQSLSVDNLFVFVLVFATFAIPPKLQHRVLFWGITTAFVLRLVMIVGGTALLTRFHWLIYVFGAFLVVTGIRIFFHEEQEHHPEKSVAFRVLRRLVPSTSRMEGHHFFLVENGRRVATPLFLALCMIEVSDVVFALDSVPAIFGITLDPFIVFTSNIFAIMGLRSLYFAVAQLLRRFEYLKAGLALVLVFIGLKMVVSSWVHVNAFASLGVVVALLGGAMGYSLWRTRREEAGSPEA, from the coding sequence ATGCACCCTCCCGCCCTCGCGCTCGAGACCGTCGGAAACCCCTGGCTGTGGCTCGGCTTCCTGGTCCTGGTGCTCGTCCTGCTCGCGCTCGACCTGGGCGTGTTCCACCGGCGCGACGAGGTGATCCGCGCGCGCGAGGCGCTGGGCTGGACCGCGGTGTGGGCGGCGCTGGCGGCGGTGTTCGCCGGGTTCGTGTGGTGGCGCTTCGGGGCGAACAAGGCGATCGAGTTCGTCACCGGCTACCTCATCGAGCAGTCGCTCTCGGTGGACAACCTGTTCGTCTTCGTGCTCGTGTTCGCGACCTTCGCGATCCCGCCGAAGCTGCAGCACCGCGTGCTGTTCTGGGGCATCACCACCGCGTTCGTGCTGCGCCTGGTGATGATCGTGGGCGGCACCGCGCTGCTCACGCGCTTCCACTGGCTCATCTACGTGTTCGGCGCGTTCCTGGTGGTGACCGGGATCCGCATCTTCTTCCACGAGGAGCAGGAGCACCACCCGGAGAAGAGCGTCGCGTTCCGGGTGCTGCGCCGGCTGGTCCCGTCCACCAGCCGCATGGAGGGGCACCACTTCTTCCTGGTGGAGAACGGCCGCCGGGTGGCGACGCCGCTGTTCCTGGCGCTGTGCATGATCGAGGTCTCCGACGTCGTGTTCGCGCTCGACTCGGTGCCGGCGATCTTCGGCATCACGCTCGACCCGTTCATCGTCTTCACCTCGAACATCTTCGCCATCATGGGCCTGCGCTCGCTCTACTTCGCGGTGGCGCAGCTGCTGCGGCGGTTCGAGTACCTGAAGGCGGGCCTCGCCCTGGTGCTCGTGTTCATCGGCCTGAAGATGGTCGTCTCGAGCTGGGTGCACGTGAACGCGTTCGCGTCGCTGGGCGTGGTCGTGGCGCTGCTCGGCGGCGCGATGGGCTACTCGCTCTGGCGCACGCGGCGCGAGGAGGCCGGGTCGCCCGAGGCGTAG